A window from Chitinophaga filiformis encodes these proteins:
- a CDS encoding GNAT family N-acetyltransferase yields the protein MDEVVIRLNAKNHGAFYLMHEGEQTGEMIISVADNILTAYHTEIDPKFEGKGLARILLNGMVAYAREHQLKVKPLCAYVHAQFKRHPEEFEDIWLKQEGEQ from the coding sequence ATGGACGAAGTAGTAATCAGGCTCAATGCCAAAAACCACGGTGCTTTCTACCTGATGCATGAAGGAGAACAGACCGGTGAAATGATCATCAGCGTTGCTGATAATATACTGACAGCTTATCACACGGAAATAGATCCTAAGTTCGAAGGCAAAGGCCTCGCCAGGATATTGCTGAACGGAATGGTAGCTTATGCCCGTGAACATCAGCTGAAAGTGAAACCGCTCTGCGCTTATGTGCATGCTCAGTTTAAGCGGCATCCGGAAGAGTTTGAAGACATCTGGCTGAAACAGGAAGGGGAGCAATGA
- a CDS encoding alpha/beta hydrolase, whose amino-acid sequence MHSKKIITAGKKTTEAKKALIMIHGRGGSAEDILTLSNYLEVKDYALIAPQATGGTWYPYSFLMPPAQNEPWLSSALSVLKEITADVVADGISHENIYFLGFSQGACLTLEFVNRNADKYGGVVAFTGGLIGDKIYPENYTGSFANTPVFIGTSNPDPHVPVERVKASEKILQEMGADIKVNIYNNMGHTISQDEINLANELVFRK is encoded by the coding sequence ATGCATAGCAAAAAGATAATAACAGCAGGGAAAAAGACGACAGAAGCAAAGAAGGCGCTGATTATGATCCATGGGCGCGGAGGGAGTGCGGAAGATATCCTCACGCTCTCCAACTACCTGGAGGTCAAAGATTATGCACTAATAGCCCCACAGGCTACCGGCGGCACATGGTACCCTTACTCGTTCCTGATGCCTCCCGCACAGAACGAGCCCTGGCTCTCGTCTGCCCTCTCTGTGCTGAAAGAAATAACTGCAGATGTGGTGGCCGACGGCATCTCTCATGAGAACATCTATTTCCTGGGATTTTCGCAGGGCGCCTGCCTTACCCTGGAATTCGTAAACCGCAATGCGGATAAATACGGCGGAGTGGTTGCCTTTACCGGGGGACTGATCGGCGACAAGATCTACCCGGAGAACTATACAGGCAGTTTTGCAAACACTCCTGTCTTCATCGGCACCAGCAATCCTGATCCGCATGTCCCGGTAGAACGCGTAAAGGCGAGTGAAAAGATCCTGCAGGAAATGGGCGCGGACATTAAGGTCAATATCTATAACAATATGGGCCACACCATCAGCCAGGATGAGATCAACCTGGCCAATGAGCTGGTGTTCCGTAAATAA
- a CDS encoding ring-cleaving dioxygenase: MEDRILGLHHITAIADNAKRNLQFYTETLGLRFVKKTVNFDDPGTYHFYFGDEHGTPGTILTFFPWEGIGRGRTGTGMATEIGYAVPAGSLDFWADRFKAHNITQGPVAERFGELYLPFEDPDGLKLNLIVPKTADSRQAWETAEVKAAHATKGFHSVVLNLRSIGPTASILTDVLGYKFLEQEGNRHRFVTDAIPEASIVDLIESPKESAGRGGGGTNHHVAFRVANDEILMNFREKIAKKGLNITQKINRDYFFSLYFREPGGVLFELATNNPGFTVDEPLDQLGQHLKLPVQYEPMRADIEKALPVLK; encoded by the coding sequence ATGGAAGATAGAATCTTAGGCCTTCATCACATTACGGCCATCGCAGACAATGCTAAAAGGAACCTTCAGTTTTATACAGAAACCTTAGGTCTTCGCTTCGTGAAGAAGACTGTGAACTTCGACGATCCCGGTACCTACCACTTCTACTTTGGAGATGAACATGGCACACCGGGTACTATCCTGACCTTCTTCCCCTGGGAAGGCATCGGCCGCGGCCGTACCGGCACAGGAATGGCTACCGAGATAGGTTATGCCGTACCTGCAGGCAGCCTGGATTTCTGGGCTGATCGTTTTAAAGCGCACAACATTACCCAGGGACCTGTTGCTGAAAGATTCGGCGAACTGTATCTTCCTTTTGAAGATCCGGATGGCCTGAAACTGAACCTGATCGTACCCAAAACTGCTGACAGCCGCCAGGCATGGGAAACTGCAGAAGTAAAAGCGGCCCACGCCACCAAAGGTTTCCACAGCGTGGTACTGAACCTCAGAAGCATAGGTCCTACCGCCAGTATCCTGACAGATGTATTGGGATATAAATTCCTGGAACAGGAAGGCAACCGTCACCGCTTTGTAACCGATGCTATTCCTGAAGCGTCTATCGTAGACCTGATAGAATCTCCGAAGGAGTCTGCCGGCAGAGGTGGCGGAGGTACGAACCACCACGTGGCTTTCCGTGTGGCCAATGACGAGATCCTTATGAATTTCAGGGAAAAGATCGCTAAGAAAGGACTTAATATCACCCAGAAGATCAACCGTGACTACTTCTTCTCCCTGTATTTCCGGGAGCCCGGAGGCGTGCTGTTCGAACTGGCTACCAACAATCCCGGTTTTACTGTAGACGAACCGCTGGACCAACTCGGCCAACATCTTAAACTGCCGGTACAATACGAACCTATGCGTGCCGACATCGAAAAAGCATTACCTGTACTCAAATAG